The proteins below are encoded in one region of Clostridium pasteurianum DSM 525 = ATCC 6013:
- a CDS encoding undecaprenyl-diphosphate phosphatase: protein MEGILLIFKSVILGIVEGVTEFLPVSSTGHLVIFQNLIGFGGTSTSYVDMYTYVIQLGAILAVIILYWKRIKDTLVNFSPKKVGYEKSGFKFWFMIFIACIPGGILGVLFDDLAEKYLFAPIPVAITLFVGAILMILAENKFRNNTSKGKELNVTIKQAFIIGVFQCLAIIPGMSRSASTIIGGWISGLSTVAAAEFSFFLAIPVMVGMSILKIIKIGGLFTLTSQETVALAVGFVVSFIVALIVIDKFIAYLKKRPMRIFAVYRIIFAIVVLIAGFSGIF, encoded by the coding sequence ATGGAAGGAATATTACTAATATTTAAATCTGTAATATTAGGTATTGTAGAGGGAGTAACGGAGTTTTTGCCAGTGTCATCTACAGGACATTTGGTGATTTTTCAAAACCTAATAGGATTTGGTGGGACAAGCACTAGTTATGTAGATATGTATACATATGTAATACAATTAGGAGCTATATTAGCTGTAATTATACTTTATTGGAAAAGGATAAAGGATACTTTAGTAAACTTTTCTCCTAAAAAAGTAGGTTATGAAAAGTCAGGTTTTAAGTTTTGGTTTATGATATTTATTGCATGTATACCAGGTGGAATCTTAGGAGTATTATTTGATGATTTAGCAGAAAAGTATTTATTTGCACCAATTCCTGTAGCTATAACTTTGTTTGTAGGAGCTATACTTATGATATTAGCAGAAAATAAATTTAGAAATAATACTTCAAAGGGAAAAGAATTAAATGTAACTATAAAACAGGCATTTATAATTGGAGTATTTCAATGTTTAGCAATAATTCCAGGAATGTCTCGTTCTGCATCTACTATTATAGGGGGATGGATATCTGGTCTTTCTACTGTTGCTGCAGCTGAATTTTCATTTTTTTTAGCAATACCGGTTATGGTTGGAATGAGTATTTTAAAAATTATAAAAATTGGAGGATTATTTACATTAACATCACAGGAAACAGTGGCGCTTGCAGTTGGATTTGTGGTTTCTTTTATAGTAGCATTAATAGTAATTGACAAATTTATTGCATATTTAAAGAAGAGACCTATGAGAATATTTGCAGTGTATAGAATAATATTTGCTATTGTAGTTCTAATAGCTGGGTTTTCAGGAATATTTTAA
- a CDS encoding CDP-alcohol phosphatidyltransferase family protein, with the protein MKIKLKDIFNIPNVLCYIRLALIPVFIFTYIHSSDPKDYYFSALIILISGITDFADGFIARKYHMITELGKLIDPVADKLTQAAVVLVLMFQFKGMVILTIILLIKELFMFFCGLMLLKRNKKLDGAKWFGKVSTAVFYSIMFVLIAVPTLPLMVIDFFMVVIGFFLILSFILYASLFIKMFSESKAS; encoded by the coding sequence ATGAAAATAAAATTAAAAGATATCTTTAATATTCCTAATGTCTTATGTTATATTAGATTAGCTTTAATACCAGTATTTATATTCACTTATATACATTCATCAGATCCTAAAGATTACTATTTTTCTGCCCTAATTATATTAATTTCAGGCATTACGGATTTTGCAGATGGATTTATTGCAAGAAAATATCATATGATAACTGAGCTTGGTAAGTTAATAGATCCAGTTGCAGATAAATTGACACAGGCAGCTGTTGTCTTAGTACTTATGTTTCAATTTAAGGGTATGGTTATTCTAACAATTATTTTATTGATAAAGGAATTATTTATGTTTTTCTGTGGATTAATGCTTTTGAAGAGAAATAAAAAGCTAGATGGTGCCAAATGGTTTGGAAAGGTCTCTACAGCAGTTTTTTATAGCATTATGTTTGTATTAATTGCTGTGCCTACACTACCCTTAATGGTTATAGATTTCTTTATGGTAGTAATAGGATTCTTCCTTATTCTCTCATTTATTTTGTATGCATCTTTATTTATTAAAATGTTTAGTGAAAGCAAGGCTTCTTAA